From a single Micromonospora carbonacea genomic region:
- a CDS encoding aromatic ring-hydroxylating oxygenase subunit alpha, with translation MTRASSMFDLIGQQDDQRAYYDTGGRGRSHAFYTGEEQYRREMERIYGRRWLPVDHVSRFPEKGSYVTLTIGTGSVLIINGDDGIQAYHNYCRHRGYRLVEEAAGKRQSLVCIYHCWVYDRNGKLKSLNGTYFDHFFDKEKNGLLPVRTEVRYGVVFITFSEDAPDLDASLGEFGEFARVYELADLKCVQAKDYPVASNWKLVAHNVNESLHFPTAHKDLHRITDFDDAGTYELKGDIVGAWQVIRDSYNSVSMTGRSQRAPMPLVPEADLKKINWITILPNLLFGFTADYVMMQWVWPESPSTCIVRHFWLFHPAETAKSDFSHEAVFALWDKANYEDWELCERTHRGLSNPLWSPGQLSLDEEVVSQIDAWVARETADPVENEG, from the coding sequence ATGACGCGCGCGTCCAGCATGTTCGACCTCATCGGCCAACAGGACGACCAGCGGGCCTACTACGACACCGGCGGCCGTGGCCGGTCCCACGCGTTCTACACCGGCGAGGAGCAGTACCGCCGGGAGATGGAACGCATCTACGGCCGCCGGTGGCTGCCGGTGGACCACGTCTCCCGGTTCCCCGAGAAGGGGTCCTACGTCACCCTGACCATCGGCACCGGCTCGGTGCTGATCATCAACGGCGACGACGGCATCCAGGCGTACCACAACTACTGCCGGCACCGCGGCTACCGGCTCGTGGAGGAGGCCGCCGGCAAGCGGCAGAGCCTCGTCTGCATCTACCACTGCTGGGTCTACGACCGCAACGGCAAGCTGAAGAGCCTCAACGGCACCTACTTCGACCACTTCTTCGACAAGGAGAAGAACGGCCTGCTGCCGGTGCGCACCGAGGTCCGGTACGGCGTCGTCTTCATCACCTTCTCCGAGGACGCCCCCGACCTCGACGCCTCCCTCGGCGAGTTCGGCGAGTTCGCCCGCGTCTACGAGCTGGCCGACCTCAAGTGCGTGCAGGCCAAGGACTACCCGGTCGCCTCCAACTGGAAGCTCGTGGCGCACAACGTCAACGAGAGCCTGCACTTCCCGACGGCCCACAAGGACCTGCACCGGATCACCGACTTCGACGACGCGGGCACCTACGAGCTCAAGGGCGACATCGTCGGCGCCTGGCAGGTCATCCGGGACAGCTACAACTCGGTCTCCATGACCGGGCGCAGCCAGCGCGCCCCCATGCCGCTGGTCCCCGAGGCCGACCTCAAGAAGATCAACTGGATCACGATCCTGCCGAACCTGCTCTTCGGCTTCACCGCCGACTACGTGATGATGCAGTGGGTCTGGCCCGAGAGCCCCAGCACCTGCATCGTCCGGCACTTCTGGCTGTTCCACCCCGCCGAGACGGCCAAGAGCGACTTCTCGCACGAGGCCGTCTTCGCCCTCTGGGACAAGGCCAACTACGAGGACTGGGAGCTGTGCGAGCGCACCCACCGCGGCCTGTCCAACCCGCTGTGGTCGCCCGGCCAGCTCTCCCTCGACGAGGAGGTCGTCTCCCAGATCGACGCCTGGGTGGCCCGGGAGACCGCTGACCCCGTCGAGAACGAGGGATGA
- a CDS encoding NAD(P)/FAD-dependent oxidoreductase, with translation MFDVIVVGARCAGSPVAMLLARRGHRVLMVDRSSFPSDAVSTHYIHQSGLARLQAWGLLDEVIDAKTPAIRKMNYANHGIPLVGFADPIDGIDAVYCPRRIVLDEILVNAARRAGVEVLEQFTVSDLVFADGRVVGIRGREGDGPDREFRASVVVGADGFHSTVARKVGAELYNVRPAAGFTYYSYYSGLDWGLHHKTGFHEQWYGTWPTNDDLNMVAVICTRRQLKEFRQDPEARFLAVLDDVEPEMAQQLRDQGRREEPLRPMRYPDNYYRQSHGPGWALVGDAGYHKDPITGWGMTDAFLHGELLADRIHEGLSGARTMDDALADYVKVRDEETAPVYDYTTSVAELTLTPYLETVLGAISSSQEWTTKMLGIIAGGVEGYEIFAPDNLDRLYDDAGVPQHKRIYEPS, from the coding sequence ATGTTCGATGTAATCGTTGTCGGTGCGCGCTGCGCTGGTTCGCCGGTCGCAATGCTATTGGCCAGGCGCGGCCACCGGGTCCTGATGGTCGACCGCTCCTCCTTTCCGAGCGACGCGGTGTCGACCCACTACATCCACCAGTCCGGGCTCGCCCGCCTCCAGGCATGGGGCCTGCTCGACGAGGTGATCGACGCGAAGACCCCGGCCATCCGCAAGATGAACTACGCCAACCACGGCATCCCCCTGGTGGGCTTCGCCGATCCCATCGACGGGATCGACGCGGTCTACTGCCCCCGGCGCATCGTGCTCGACGAGATCCTGGTCAACGCCGCCCGCCGCGCCGGTGTCGAGGTTCTCGAGCAGTTCACCGTGTCCGACCTGGTCTTCGCCGACGGCCGGGTGGTCGGCATCCGCGGTCGCGAGGGCGACGGGCCGGACCGGGAGTTCCGGGCCAGCGTCGTCGTGGGCGCCGACGGGTTCCACTCCACCGTGGCCAGGAAGGTCGGCGCGGAGCTCTACAACGTGCGGCCCGCCGCCGGGTTCACCTACTACTCCTACTACAGCGGGCTGGACTGGGGCCTGCACCACAAGACCGGCTTCCACGAGCAGTGGTACGGCACCTGGCCGACCAACGACGACCTGAACATGGTCGCCGTCATCTGCACCCGGCGGCAGCTCAAGGAGTTCCGCCAGGACCCCGAGGCCCGCTTCCTGGCGGTCCTCGACGACGTCGAGCCGGAGATGGCCCAGCAGCTGCGCGACCAGGGCCGGCGCGAGGAGCCGCTGCGGCCGATGCGCTACCCCGACAACTACTACCGCCAGTCGCACGGGCCGGGCTGGGCGCTCGTCGGCGACGCCGGCTACCACAAGGACCCGATCACCGGCTGGGGCATGACCGACGCCTTCCTGCACGGCGAGCTGCTCGCCGACCGCATCCACGAGGGACTGTCGGGGGCGCGGACCATGGACGACGCCCTCGCCGACTACGTCAAGGTGCGCGACGAGGAGACCGCCCCCGTCTACGACTACACGACGAGCGTCGCCGAACTCACCCTGACGCCCTACCTGGAGACGGTGCTGGGCGCGATCAGCAGCAGCCAGGAGTGGACCACCAAGATGCTCGGCATCATCGCCGGCGGGGTGGAGGGTTACGAGATCTTCGCGCCGGACAACCTGGACCGGCTCTACGACGACGCCGGCGTGCCCCAGCACAAGCGCATCTACGAACCGTCCTGA
- a CDS encoding GntR family transcriptional regulator, with amino-acid sequence MSDQSSPHEATEQLDRDAPAPLHAQVSEQIRARILAGEWPPHYRLRSEPELAADLGISRGTLRRALSTLIRDGLLVQVRGRGTFVTSTAIEPSIAQKLTTLSEDFARQGVSYTTQVVTQRVMAAPPPLATLLDLNPGQSVLRLERLRCAASGPVAWLVNYVRTDLAPGLERADLADRSLFGLLENDYGLKITTGRRTFTATAATGRIAEALGVPEHFPLLYLEQITYLDDGRAIEYSDVWIHSERMRVTSLLSRR; translated from the coding sequence ATGTCCGACCAGTCCAGCCCGCACGAGGCGACCGAGCAGCTCGACCGCGACGCTCCGGCGCCCCTGCACGCCCAGGTGTCGGAGCAGATCCGGGCCCGGATCCTGGCGGGCGAGTGGCCGCCGCACTACCGGCTGCGCAGCGAGCCCGAGCTCGCCGCCGACCTGGGCATCTCCCGGGGCACCCTGCGCCGGGCCCTGTCCACGCTGATCCGCGACGGCCTGCTCGTGCAGGTCCGGGGGAGGGGCACCTTCGTCACCTCCACCGCCATCGAGCCGTCCATCGCCCAGAAGCTGACCACGCTGTCCGAGGACTTCGCCCGGCAGGGCGTCTCGTACACCACCCAGGTGGTGACCCAGCGGGTGATGGCGGCTCCGCCGCCGCTGGCGACGCTGCTCGACCTGAACCCCGGGCAGTCCGTGCTGCGGCTGGAGCGGCTGCGCTGCGCCGCCAGCGGGCCGGTGGCGTGGCTGGTCAACTATGTCCGCACCGACCTGGCCCCCGGTCTGGAACGGGCGGACCTGGCCGACCGGTCCCTGTTCGGCCTGCTGGAGAACGACTACGGGCTGAAGATCACCACCGGCCGGCGGACGTTCACCGCGACCGCGGCCACCGGGCGCATCGCCGAGGCCCTCGGCGTGCCGGAGCACTTCCCCCTGCTCTACCTGGAGCAGATCACCTACCTCGACGACGGTCGCGCGATCGAGTATTCCGACGTGTGGATCCACAGCGAACGGATGCGGGTCACCTCCCTGCTCAGCCGCCGCTGA
- the deoC gene encoding deoxyribose-phosphate aldolase, whose protein sequence is MSTAILPDAEITPAALAPYIQHTLIDVGVTRDRMVAHAEETLRYGFDAAMVPGSWVAEVAEVLRGTDAGVASALDFPTVGVTTSAGKAAEAESLVRAGATQIDIGVQIGWLKSGRYDDFRDDIAGVVRAAGVPIKVMLELPLLTPAEREAAVELSIEAGAAYLKNASSGTVEIANPDSVAYLVARAPQGVRVKASGGIKSFAQAVSLLRAGAVLLGTSAGVAIVTDEVNEHTTSY, encoded by the coding sequence GTGAGCACAGCCATCCTGCCCGACGCCGAGATCACCCCGGCGGCGCTGGCGCCCTACATCCAACACACGCTGATCGACGTCGGCGTCACCCGCGACCGGATGGTCGCGCACGCCGAGGAGACCCTCCGGTACGGCTTCGACGCGGCCATGGTGCCCGGCTCCTGGGTCGCCGAGGTGGCCGAGGTGCTGCGCGGCACCGACGCGGGCGTCGCCTCGGCGCTCGACTTTCCCACCGTCGGCGTGACCACCAGCGCCGGCAAGGCCGCCGAGGCGGAGAGCCTGGTCCGGGCCGGGGCCACGCAGATCGACATCGGCGTGCAGATCGGCTGGCTCAAGAGCGGCCGCTACGACGACTTCCGCGACGACATCGCCGGCGTCGTCCGGGCGGCCGGCGTGCCGATCAAGGTCATGCTGGAGCTGCCGCTGCTCACCCCGGCCGAGCGGGAGGCCGCCGTCGAGCTGTCCATCGAGGCCGGCGCCGCGTACCTGAAGAACGCCAGCAGCGGCACGGTGGAGATCGCCAACCCCGACAGCGTCGCCTACCTGGTCGCCCGCGCCCCGCAGGGGGTTCGGGTCAAGGCCTCGGGCGGCATCAAGTCCTTCGCGCAGGCCGTGTCCCTGTTGCGGGCGGGGGCGGTGCTGCTGGGCACCAGCGCCGGGGTGGCTATCGTCACCGACGAAGTCAACGAGCACACCACGAGCTACTGA
- the rbsD gene encoding D-ribose pyranase, whose protein sequence is MKRRGLLHAELSGVLATLGHTDLLLVVDAGFPIPRTAHRIDLAVAEDLPGLTTVLDLVADEIIVEGVVVAEDVTTHNRPLADWLGQRFPGAPLTTRPHAEMLGELAHQAKAIVRTGAFNPWGNVGLVCGVDVPRWFDEPGVVVPDYYRDRM, encoded by the coding sequence ATGAAACGCAGAGGCCTGCTCCACGCCGAGCTGTCCGGGGTGCTCGCCACCCTCGGCCACACCGACCTCCTGCTCGTGGTCGACGCCGGGTTCCCGATCCCCCGCACGGCGCACCGCATCGACCTCGCCGTCGCCGAGGACCTGCCTGGGCTCACCACCGTGCTCGACCTCGTCGCCGACGAGATCATCGTCGAGGGCGTCGTCGTGGCCGAGGACGTGACCACCCACAACCGTCCCCTCGCGGACTGGCTGGGGCAGCGCTTCCCCGGCGCGCCGCTGACCACCCGCCCGCACGCCGAGATGCTCGGCGAACTGGCCCACCAGGCCAAGGCGATCGTCCGCACGGGCGCGTTCAACCCGTGGGGCAACGTCGGGCTGGTCTGCGGCGTGGACGTGCCGCGCTGGTTCGACGAGCCCGGCGTCGTCGTCCCCGACTACTACCGGGACCGCATGTAG
- a CDS encoding sugar ABC transporter ATP-binding protein: protein MTSPATIAAPPTAAVEVTGLSRHFGVVRALQDVTLSVPAGSLTAVMGENGAGKSTLMKILAGLDTPTTGTVRVAGEEVRRFDPATLLSRHRVALVPQELALAQDRTVAENIMLGAEPGSRPFPHRRRMDERAAELLDRLGLRVDPRRTVRHLDAAAQQLVVVARSLAREARVVILDEPTSILSPAESDRLFEVIRSLQADGVTLLYVSHRMPEVFALSQHIHVLRDGRHVADWPTARVSPDEVVSAMVGRELAAEFARHDTVAPAATATPRLRMRAVTGAGFTGVDLDVAPGEVLGVAGLPDSGRVELLRGVFGADPVHGGELRLDGEPFAARRPRDAIRARVAYLPGERRQQGILPTMSVADNVNVLTLGRRQRLGLLRRGALRRDADTRARELTVKTSGTAQGITQLSGGNQQKALLARWLSIEPRLMLLDEPTRGVDVGAKAEIYRLFRRLTSDGVSIVVSSSDLPELLTVSDRIAVMAAGRLVGVLPAEQATEEKVMALATGAHTMKENA, encoded by the coding sequence ATGACCAGCCCGGCCACGATCGCCGCACCGCCGACGGCCGCCGTCGAGGTGACCGGCCTGTCGAGGCACTTCGGCGTCGTCCGCGCCCTGCAGGACGTCACCCTGAGCGTCCCCGCCGGCAGCCTCACCGCCGTGATGGGGGAGAACGGCGCCGGCAAGTCGACACTCATGAAGATTCTGGCCGGGCTGGACACGCCCACCACCGGTACGGTCCGGGTGGCCGGCGAGGAGGTACGCCGCTTCGACCCGGCCACCCTGCTCAGCCGCCACCGCGTCGCGCTGGTCCCGCAGGAGCTCGCCCTGGCCCAGGACCGCACCGTCGCCGAGAACATCATGCTCGGCGCCGAGCCGGGATCCCGGCCCTTCCCGCACCGGCGGCGGATGGACGAGCGCGCGGCCGAGCTGCTGGACCGGCTCGGCCTGCGGGTCGACCCCCGGCGCACCGTCCGCCACCTCGACGCCGCCGCGCAGCAACTGGTGGTGGTCGCCCGGTCCCTGGCCCGCGAGGCGCGGGTGGTCATCCTCGACGAACCGACGTCGATCCTGTCCCCGGCCGAGTCGGACCGGCTGTTCGAGGTGATCCGCTCCCTGCAGGCCGACGGCGTCACCCTGCTCTACGTCTCGCACCGGATGCCCGAGGTCTTCGCGCTGTCCCAGCACATCCACGTGCTGCGCGACGGTCGGCACGTCGCCGACTGGCCCACCGCCCGGGTCAGCCCCGACGAGGTGGTCTCGGCGATGGTCGGCCGCGAGCTGGCCGCCGAGTTCGCCCGGCACGACACCGTCGCTCCCGCGGCGACGGCCACCCCACGGCTGCGGATGCGGGCCGTGACCGGGGCCGGGTTCACCGGCGTCGACCTCGACGTCGCGCCCGGCGAGGTGCTCGGCGTGGCCGGCCTGCCCGACAGCGGCCGCGTCGAGCTGCTGCGCGGCGTCTTCGGCGCCGACCCGGTCCACGGCGGCGAGCTGCGGCTCGACGGCGAGCCGTTCGCCGCGCGTAGGCCCCGCGACGCGATCCGCGCCCGCGTCGCCTACCTGCCCGGGGAACGCCGGCAGCAGGGCATCCTGCCGACGATGAGCGTCGCCGACAACGTCAACGTCCTGACGCTCGGCCGCCGGCAGCGCCTCGGCCTGCTGCGGCGCGGGGCGCTGCGCCGCGACGCCGACACCCGGGCCCGCGAGCTCACGGTGAAGACGTCCGGCACCGCGCAGGGCATCACCCAGCTCTCCGGCGGCAACCAGCAGAAGGCCCTGCTCGCCCGCTGGCTGTCCATCGAGCCCCGGCTGATGCTGCTCGACGAACCCACCCGCGGCGTCGACGTCGGCGCCAAGGCGGAGATCTACCGGCTGTTCCGCCGCCTGACCTCCGACGGCGTGTCGATCGTCGTCTCCTCCTCGGACCTGCCCGAGCTGCTGACCGTCAGCGACCGGATCGCCGTCATGGCCGCCGGGCGTCTGGTCGGCGTGCTCCCGGCGGAGCAGGCCACCGAGGAGAAGGTCATGGCGCTGGCCACCGGCGCGCACACCATGAAGGAGAACGCATGA
- a CDS encoding substrate-binding domain-containing protein, which translates to MKLSLRRRVAVVATLGLALLANSACGAVTPASTASAENGGGFKLADYIKEAVEKGEPLKIKLSYHDPSLAFAVPIRQGMERGAKEFGVDAQMIGPSGGNPADQVAELQTLINQKQIHGLAVSSASNDALKPVIAQAYDAGIPIISFNTNNPESKQMGFVGQDLVASGRSLAKELLGVLKGRTGKVVVASVDSGAGWSNDRFSGFQEGVKDSGLQIVGPVNTGNEPSAAYNTIESTMAAQKDAIALVSLDCCSFTAGAKWLQQSGNVGKIHSVGFDVQPQTVEYLKAGVVDLTISQAPAEQGYQAVKLLAEFLKNGTPIAGVDTGVLVVTPATVDDVPVEG; encoded by the coding sequence ATGAAGCTGTCCCTCCGGCGCCGGGTCGCGGTCGTCGCGACCCTCGGCCTGGCGCTGCTGGCGAACTCCGCCTGCGGCGCGGTCACCCCGGCCAGCACCGCCTCCGCCGAGAACGGCGGCGGGTTCAAGCTCGCCGACTACATCAAGGAAGCCGTAGAAAAGGGCGAACCGCTCAAGATCAAGCTCAGCTACCACGACCCGTCGCTGGCCTTCGCCGTCCCGATCCGGCAGGGCATGGAGCGCGGCGCCAAGGAGTTCGGCGTCGACGCCCAGATGATCGGCCCGTCCGGCGGCAACCCCGCCGACCAGGTCGCCGAGCTGCAGACCCTGATCAACCAGAAGCAGATCCACGGCCTCGCGGTCTCCTCGGCCAGCAACGACGCCCTCAAGCCGGTCATCGCCCAGGCGTACGACGCCGGCATCCCGATCATCTCGTTCAACACCAACAACCCCGAGTCCAAGCAGATGGGCTTCGTCGGCCAGGATCTCGTCGCCTCCGGCCGGTCCCTGGCCAAGGAGCTGCTGGGCGTGCTCAAGGGCAGGACCGGCAAGGTCGTCGTCGCCTCGGTCGACTCCGGCGCCGGCTGGTCCAACGACCGGTTCTCCGGCTTCCAGGAGGGGGTCAAGGACTCCGGCCTGCAGATCGTCGGCCCGGTGAACACCGGCAACGAGCCCAGCGCCGCGTACAACACCATCGAGTCGACGATGGCCGCGCAGAAGGACGCGATCGCCCTGGTCTCGCTCGACTGCTGCAGCTTCACGGCCGGGGCCAAGTGGCTCCAGCAGTCCGGCAACGTCGGCAAGATCCACTCGGTGGGCTTCGACGTGCAGCCGCAGACCGTCGAGTACCTCAAGGCCGGCGTGGTCGACCTGACCATCAGCCAGGCCCCGGCCGAGCAGGGCTACCAGGCGGTCAAGCTGCTGGCCGAGTTCCTCAAGAACGGCACCCCGATCGCCGGCGTCGACACGGGCGTCCTCGTCGTCACCCCCGCCACCGTCGACGACGTGCCGGTGGAGGGCTGA
- a CDS encoding ribokinase: MKIAVIGSYGAGLTMRVPRVPVAGETLSGGSFASGHGGKGSNQAVAAARLGARVSLLTAVGADQFGAAARELWAREGVDAAGVRTTTASATMVGVILVDADGENRIAIAPGALDELTPADVAGFADRIAEADLVVVSLEIPLPVALAALRTAHERGVRTLLNPAPAVALPDEAWAWIDVVTPNASEARVLTGRDPADPATGDELVDLLRTRYAGTIVLTLGADGALVDHDGRRTRVDPVTVARVVDTTGAGDAFTGALAVALARGDALTDAVRFAAAAGAHAVGVAEVIPALPYPDDVAALLRR; encoded by the coding sequence ATGAAGATAGCAGTGATCGGCAGCTACGGCGCCGGGCTGACCATGCGGGTGCCCCGGGTGCCGGTGGCCGGGGAGACCCTCTCCGGCGGCAGCTTCGCCTCGGGCCACGGCGGCAAGGGCTCGAACCAGGCCGTCGCCGCCGCCCGGCTCGGCGCGCGGGTCAGCCTGCTGACCGCCGTCGGCGCCGACCAGTTCGGCGCCGCCGCCCGGGAGCTCTGGGCGCGGGAGGGGGTGGACGCGGCGGGCGTGCGCACCACCACCGCCTCCGCCACCATGGTCGGCGTCATCCTCGTCGACGCCGACGGCGAGAACCGCATCGCCATCGCCCCCGGCGCGCTCGACGAGCTGACCCCCGCCGACGTCGCGGGCTTCGCCGACCGCATCGCCGAGGCGGACCTGGTCGTGGTCTCCCTGGAGATCCCGCTGCCGGTGGCCCTCGCCGCGCTGCGCACCGCCCACGAGCGCGGCGTACGCACGCTGCTCAACCCCGCCCCCGCCGTCGCGCTGCCCGACGAGGCGTGGGCCTGGATCGACGTGGTCACGCCCAACGCCAGCGAGGCCCGGGTGCTCACCGGTCGCGACCCCGCGGACCCGGCCACCGGCGACGAGCTGGTGGACCTGCTGCGCACCCGGTACGCCGGGACGATCGTGCTCACCCTCGGCGCCGACGGCGCCCTCGTCGACCACGACGGGCGGCGCACCCGCGTCGACCCGGTCACCGTCGCCCGCGTCGTCGACACCACCGGCGCGGGTGACGCGTTCACCGGGGCGCTCGCCGTGGCCCTGGCCCGTGGCGACGCCCTCACCGACGCGGTGCGCTTCGCCGCCGCGGCCGGCGCGCACGCCGTCGGCGTCGCCGAGGTGATTCCCGCCCTGCCCTACCCGGACGACGTCGCGGCCCTGCTGAGGAGATGA
- a CDS encoding S8 family peptidase: MTLPRTSPRRLAAFGVLTTAALAAATVGAPASAAPATGEILSAGSATAVKDSYIVVLKDSAVGGRAGTRAAAVASSAGTLAGRYGATVGHVYGEALNGFEVRLSERAAKRLAADPAVAYVEQNQTVTATTTQTNPPWGLDRIDQAALPLSGTYSYVSTGSGVTAYIIDTGIRTTHSQFGGRAVDGYDAVDNALPAADCNGHGTHVAGTVGGSTYGVAKSVRLVAVRVLNCSGSGTTAGVIAGINWVTSNHQAGQPAVANMSLGGGLNTSLNTAVANSIADGVTYAVAAGNSNANACNTSPAAVPTALTVGATQSDGARASYSNYGSCLDIFAPGSAVLSAWYTSDTATNTISGTSMASPHVAGGAARVLQNNPSWTPAQVASYLTSTASTGTVGSPGSGSPNRLLYLSPTS, translated from the coding sequence ATGACACTCCCCCGCACGAGCCCCCGCCGGTTGGCCGCCTTCGGCGTCCTCACCACCGCCGCGTTGGCCGCCGCCACGGTCGGTGCGCCGGCCAGCGCGGCGCCCGCCACCGGCGAGATCCTGTCCGCCGGCAGCGCCACGGCGGTCAAGGACAGCTACATCGTGGTGCTGAAGGACAGCGCCGTCGGTGGCCGGGCCGGTACCCGGGCCGCCGCCGTCGCGAGCTCGGCCGGCACCCTCGCCGGCCGGTACGGCGCCACTGTCGGCCACGTGTACGGCGAGGCGCTCAACGGCTTCGAGGTCCGGCTGTCGGAGCGGGCCGCCAAGCGGCTGGCCGCCGACCCGGCCGTGGCGTACGTCGAGCAGAACCAGACCGTGACGGCCACCACGACCCAGACCAACCCGCCGTGGGGCCTGGACCGGATCGACCAGGCCGCCCTCCCGCTGTCGGGCACCTACAGCTACGTCAGCACCGGCTCGGGCGTCACCGCGTACATCATCGACACCGGCATCCGGACCACCCACAGCCAGTTCGGCGGGCGGGCCGTCGACGGCTACGACGCGGTCGACAACGCCCTGCCGGCCGCGGACTGCAACGGCCACGGCACGCACGTCGCCGGCACCGTCGGCGGGTCGACCTACGGCGTGGCCAAGAGCGTCCGGCTGGTGGCCGTGCGGGTGCTCAACTGCTCCGGCAGCGGCACCACCGCGGGCGTCATCGCCGGCATCAACTGGGTGACCTCCAACCACCAGGCCGGCCAGCCGGCGGTGGCGAACATGAGCCTCGGCGGCGGCCTCAACACCTCCCTGAACACCGCCGTGGCCAACTCGATCGCCGACGGCGTCACCTACGCGGTGGCCGCCGGCAACTCCAACGCCAACGCCTGCAACACCTCCCCGGCCGCCGTGCCCACGGCCCTCACCGTCGGCGCGACCCAGAGCGACGGCGCCCGCGCGTCGTACTCGAACTACGGCTCCTGCCTGGACATCTTCGCGCCGGGCTCGGCCGTGCTGTCCGCCTGGTACACCAGCGACACGGCCACCAACACCATCAGCGGCACCTCGATGGCCTCGCCGCACGTGGCCGGCGGCGCCGCCCGCGTGTTGCAGAACAACCCGTCGTGGACCCCGGCGCAGGTGGCGTCGTACCTGACCTCCACCGCCAGCACCGGCACGGTGGGCAGCCCCGGCAGCGGCTCGCCGAACCGCCTGCTCTACCTCTCCCCCACCAGCTGA
- a CDS encoding S8 family peptidase — protein MIVPGTRRRRSLAAALGVALALGAGPAAASPAAAATGPIRHAGGATAVPDSYLVLLDDRAAAGSAAAVAATADRLAGRFGGVRGHVYHAAVRGFEIRLPERAARRLAADPAVAYVEQNHVTTLAAGVQLNPPSWGLDRIDQRALPLDGRYAYPNTAPNVRAYVLDTGIRASHVDFGGSVTGGYDAVDGALPADDCNGHGTHLAGTVGGQLHGVAKDVRLVPVRVLNCTGSGTWAQVIAGIDWVTRNAVKPAVATMGLGGSASSTVDAALTASISSGVTYTVPSGSSSSDACNFSPARVPTALTVSGTLPTDVKMSSANYGVCVDIFAPGGSITSTWNTSDTATNTVSGSPMAAAHVAGCAALVLSDHPTWTPAQVAAHLAATATVGVVGSAGAGSPNRMLYCGP, from the coding sequence ATGATCGTTCCTGGCACCCGACGCCGGCGGTCGCTGGCGGCCGCCCTCGGCGTCGCCCTCGCGCTCGGCGCGGGCCCGGCCGCCGCGTCGCCGGCCGCCGCGGCCACCGGACCCATCCGGCACGCCGGCGGCGCGACCGCCGTGCCCGACAGCTACCTCGTGCTGCTGGACGACCGGGCCGCCGCCGGGTCGGCCGCCGCGGTCGCCGCCACCGCCGACCGCCTCGCCGGCAGGTTCGGCGGCGTACGCGGCCACGTCTACCACGCCGCCGTACGCGGCTTCGAGATCCGCCTGCCCGAGCGGGCCGCCCGCCGCCTCGCCGCCGACCCGGCCGTGGCGTACGTCGAGCAGAACCACGTGACGACGCTCGCGGCCGGCGTCCAGCTCAACCCGCCCTCGTGGGGACTGGACCGCATCGACCAGCGCGCGCTCCCGCTCGACGGCCGGTACGCCTACCCGAACACCGCGCCGAACGTGCGCGCCTACGTCCTGGACACCGGCATCCGCGCCAGCCACGTCGACTTCGGCGGCTCGGTGACCGGCGGATACGACGCGGTCGACGGGGCGCTGCCGGCCGACGACTGCAACGGCCACGGCACCCACCTCGCCGGCACGGTCGGCGGCCAGCTGCACGGGGTGGCCAAGGACGTCCGGCTGGTGCCGGTGCGGGTGCTCAACTGCACCGGCAGCGGCACCTGGGCCCAGGTCATCGCCGGCATCGACTGGGTCACCCGCAACGCGGTGAAACCCGCCGTGGCCACCATGGGCCTCGGCGGCAGCGCCAGCAGCACCGTGGATGCCGCGCTGACCGCCTCCATCAGCTCCGGCGTCACGTACACGGTGCCCTCGGGCAGCTCGTCCAGCGACGCCTGCAACTTCTCGCCCGCGCGGGTGCCCACGGCGCTGACGGTCTCCGGCACCCTCCCCACCGACGTGAAGATGAGCTCGGCCAACTACGGCGTCTGCGTGGACATCTTCGCCCCCGGCGGCAGCATCACCTCGACCTGGAACACCAGCGACACGGCCACCAACACGGTCAGCGGCAGCCCGATGGCCGCCGCGCACGTCGCCGGCTGCGCCGCCCTCGTGCTCTCCGACCATCCCACCTGGACGCCGGCGCAGGTGGCGGCGCACCTCGCCGCGACCGCGACCGTCGGTGTCGTCGGCAGCGCGGGCGCCGGCTCGCCGAACCGGATGCTCTACTGCGGCCCCTGA